A genomic window from Sceloporus undulatus isolate JIND9_A2432 ecotype Alabama chromosome 9, SceUnd_v1.1, whole genome shotgun sequence includes:
- the NPAS4 gene encoding neuronal PAS domain-containing protein 4: MYRSTKGASKARRDQINAEIRHLKDLLPIAEGDKLRLSYLHIMSLACIYTRKSIFFSKGAGLQGLESLLSSQDLEDFMQTLPGFLLAFTGEGKLIYVSENVAEHLGHSMVDLVAQGDSIYDIIDPADHFVMRNQLALPSPVDTDRLFRCHFNTSKTVRRQSAGNKLVLIRGKFHQPPPGSYWSTNPVFTAFCTPLDPKPRIGQNSFFLSSFESRHTKDLAIVDISESVIFHLGFEKSELFCKSWYSLIHPEDLSHASAQHYRLLGDSSETQAEMVIRLQTKDGISWIWIYSLLHLENTDVPITCHNYIISDSEAWCLKQQLSAEENQVAFALGSAPAFLEGLLSPGHLSSPDQVFTPVVGTPTSTVVAPSFEFSSPGGPDCPLAFAETSAAAAAALPQEGMEPGHISSMEEAAPGSTLSLLSKGPMFSYVIFPTGYQQTLRRDNRGGSTSKDLVCTPPYTPHQGPAFLFGAQESYASGSTSTAAPPMIPNSTAGGPSGPATVPTTTTVPTTTATETTTSELFYTQEQCSALYEKLPPTPDSPGNGDCTVMTLPEIRGPLYIDVPMVPEGILTPEASPIKQTFFRYSEKEKNEIELLAQHISSLAEAFSSVAKGSQVTLDGPIPGIVSELGLDFQPLKNWRSIDFSSLLACPEDDFLEDDDALETLLQDLSASLFEKGGPGLRCPHHQFCGGNVSSPIGLDTEDSNPGALAPSPSMDLPPPEEQCFLEELASYETAFETRASNSPCDGLDELYQLQSHMQDGFHEDGSESDPSF, translated from the exons ATGTACCGCTCCACCAAAGGAGCCTCCAAGGCGAGAAGGGACCAGATCAATGCGGAGATCCGGCATCTCAAGGACCTGTTGCCCATCGCCGAAGGGGATAAGCTCCGGCTCTCCTACTTGCACATCATGTCCTTGGCGTGCATCTACACTCGGAAGTCCATCTTCTTCTCCAAAG GTGCAGGTTTGCAAGGCTTGGAAAGCTTGCTCTCTTCCCAAGACCTGGAGGATTTCATGCAGACTCTTCCCGGCTTCCTGCTGGCTTTCACCGGCGAAGGCAAACTCATCTACGTGTCCGAAAATGTGGCCGAACACCTGGGGCACTCCATG GTGGATCTGGTCGCCCAAGGAGACAGCATCTACGATATCATTGACCCAGCGGATCACTTTGTGATGAGGAACCAGTTGGCGTTGCCTTCCCCAGTCGATACTG ACCGACTCTTCCGCTGCCATTTCAACACTTCCAAGACGGTTCGGCGCCAAAGCGCAGGCAACAAGCTGGTCCTGATCCGAGGGAAGTTCCACCAGCCTCCACCTGGTTCTTACTGGTCCACTAACCCTGTCTTCACTGCCTTCTGCACCCCTCTGGACCCCAAACCCAGGATCGGTCAGAActctttcttcttgtcttcttttgAGAGTCGCCACACCAAAGACTTGGCCATTGTGGATATCTCTGAAAG TGTGATTTTCCACTTGGGTTTTGAGAAGAGTGAGCTCTTTTGCAAGTCGTGGTACAGTCTGATCCACCCTGAAGATCTCAGCCATGCGTCGGCCCAGCATTACCGGCTGT TGGGCGATTCGAGTGAGACTCAAGCTGAAATGGTCATCCGACTCCAAACCAAAGATGGCATAAGTTGGATATGGATCTATTCGCTGCTCCATCTGGAGAACACCGATGTTCCCATCACTTGCCACAATTATATCATCAG TGATTCTGAAGCCTGGTGTCTGAAGCAGCAACTCTCAGCTGAAGAAAACCAGGTGGCTTTTGCCCTCGGAAGCGCGCCTGCCTTCCTGGAAGGCCTCCTCTCTCCAGGGCACCTCTCCAGCCCCGACCAAGTCTTCACGCCTGTGGTTGGCACCCCAACCAGCACCGTCGTTGCCCCGTCCTTTGAATTCAGTTCTCCCGGTGGCCCCGATTGCCCCTTGGCTTTCGCGGAGACCTCAGCCGCTGCCGCGGCTGCTCTGCCACAAGAAGGAATGGAGCCCGGACAtatctcctccatggaggaggcCGCTCCGGGTTCCACCCTCAGCCTTCTCAGCAAAGGCCCAATGTTCAGCTACGTCATCTTCCCAACTGGCTATCAGCAGACTTTGAGAAGGGACAATCGTGGTGGCTCCACGTCCAAAGACTTGGTTTGCACACCTCCCTACACGCCCCATCAGGGGCCTGCCTTCCTATTTGGAGCCCAGGAATCATATGCTTCAGGCTCTACCTCCACAGCCGCACCTCCCATGATCCCGAACTCTACTGCCGGTGGTCCCAGTGGTCCCGCCACCGTCCCAACCACCACCACTGTCCCCACCACTACCGCCACCGAAACCACCACCTCCGAGCTGTTCTACACCCAAGAACAATGCAGTGCTCTCTATGAGAAGTTACCGCCTACACCGGACAGCCCTGGTAATGGGGACTGTACCGTGATGACCTTGCCCGAGATCAGAGGTCCCCTCTATATCGACGTGCCCATGGTGCCGGAGGGGATCCTGACACCGGAGGCCTCGCCCATCAAGCAGACCTTCTTCAGATATTCTGAAAAAGAGAAGAACGAGATTGAACTGTTGGCCCAACACATCAGCAGCCTGGCGGAAGCATTCAGCTCCGTCGCCAAGGGCAGCCAGGTCACCCTGGACGGCCCCATTCCGGGCATCGTGTCCGAACTGGGCCTGGACTTCCAGCCTCTCAAGAACTGGAGGAGCATTGACTTCTCCTCCTTGCTGGCCTGCCCAGAGGATGACTTCCTGGAAGACGATGATGCCCTGGAGACCCTTCTCCAAGACCTGTCTGCCTCTCTGTTTGAGAAAGGCGGCCCGGGTCTGCGGTGCCCTCACCACCAGTTCTGCGGTGGGAATGTCAGTAGTCCAATCGGCTTGGACACCGAAGATAGTAACCCCGGGGCCTTGGCTCCCTCGCCCAGCATGGACCTGCCTCCTCCAGAAGAGCAATGCTTTTTGGAAGAACTGGCCTCCTACGAAACAGCCTTTGAGACACGTGCCTCAAACTCTCCCTGTGACGGGTTAGATGAGTTGTATCAACTCCAGAGCCACATGCAAGACGGCTTCCATGAAG ATGGAAGCGAAAGTGACCCTTCGTTCTGA